The Vibrio rhizosphaerae genome contains the following window.
CTTGTCATCTCAGACCGCCGTCAATTGCCGTGACCGACACCACTCGATTGTCGGATCGCCTCGACTAAAAGATTTAACTCATCCGCCACATCCTGAGTAAGCTCAAAACCGATATTAATCCTGAAGCAATCATCGTAAAGCGAGAGTGTACTGAATAGCTGCCCCAAACGAATATCGATTTGATACGTTTCAATCAGTGCAGTGAACCGAGTGAGATTGAGATCCGGCACTTGGAGCCAGAGTACCATCCCGCCTTGAGGATGACTGATTTTCACCTGCTCGGGCAAGCGGGCCGATAAAAAACTGAGATAGGCTTGCCTGAAGTGAAGCAAGCGGCTCCGACGGCGTTTCACTTGTTTGGCATAATGCCCGGATTCAATAAAATCAGCCACCGCAAGCTGAATCGGCAGAGACACCCCAAAGAAAGCAGCCGTATACTGCTGCACATACGCTGCGGTAAACCGCCCGGGCAAACACCACCCCAGACGATAGCTTGGTGATAAGCTTTTCGAGATCGAACCACACCATAGAATGTATCCCCCCTGATCATAAGATTTCGCAGGTAAAGGCGTGTGTTCTGCGTAAGAGAGTTCCAGATAGACATCATCTTCGATCACCGGTATCTGATAATGGTTTGCCAGTGCCGCCAACCGTTGCTTTTGTGAAACTGACATGGTGATCCCTTGCGGGTTCATATGGGATGTACAAAAAATACCGGCTTTCACACTACCTTGGCGTAAATGCTGTTCCAGCTGGTCAAGATCGATCCCTTCGTCTAACGACGGGATTTCGACAATCTGACGCCCCATTTGTCCGAGTAAAGTTTGCCACGAGCATTTATGGCACCGATATTCTGTTGCATGCGATTGCAACATGGGACATCAACACAACGATTTCGGTTGTTTTTCAGGCCTACCCAACCACATTGTTTGGTTATTGGGTCTGGAGCCGGCTGCTGATTCGTTATCCGCTCAGTACCACCGCACCATTAACTTTACTGGTGCCCGTATTTGCCTTGATCTCCGGCTATTGGATGTATCATGAAGTGCTGAGTCTTGCACAGGTTGTTGCATGTGTGATGTTTTTAGTCGGCATTGGGTTCATCGTCAAACCGGCCGCACCTCAGAGAGCGTCACAACAAATACAACCGGCTGTCGGCTATCTCTTGAAAAAATAATCACCCTATACTATTCGTTATATTTGATATGAATATTATTAATAATAAATGATTCACCATATCAATCATCTGCGCCAGCCAGATATGGCTGTTGCAGATTTCGGATCGTAGGTTGGCTAAGGAGAGAAATAGGATGAGCCTATTTAGTATGGGAACAATCAGAGCGAGATATACGTTTAATTTTTCGTTACTCAGTATTGTATTTCTTGTGGTCGTGGTCGCGGCTTATCAACTGGTCAATTATATTCAGCACAGTACGGGACGATATTCTCAGGGCGCGAATCTGATCCAGAATGCAGACCGGGATCTCTATCAGTCGCGACTTGCCCTCTCTACTTTAATTTTTTCACCCGATAATTCACTGATTCAACCCCCGGTTCTCAAAAAAGAAGTCGTTGCCAATGCACAACAGGCACTGGAGCGGATGCAGGCATTTATTCAGATGACTCAAGATGAGCCAGAGATTGTCAGCTACCTTTCTCCTTTTCAAAATTATTATCAACAGTGGTCCAACGAATATGTCGCCATCTTAAAAGCATTAGACAGTCAACAACACGATTCCGCCGTCAAACTGTTCCTGACCCGTAATTTAGAGTCATTCAAAGCATTAAGAAGTTTATATGACGGCTCTGAAGAATTAATCACCAAATATGCCGCGCAAGAGAAACAGCAAATTGACCGGCACGCGGATCAATTTAAATTATTTGTTTCTGTTCTTTCCGTGATTGTCTTATTTTCGAGCCTGATGCTGGCTTGGTTTGCGCCGAAGAATATTTCCGGTGCGATCAAAAAAATCACCTCGGATATTCATCAGATCAGTCAGGGAGACGGGGATTTAACACGACGGATCAATAGTAAAAAAGTGGATGAAACCGGTGATTTGAGCCGTGAGCTGGACAGTTTTGTCGATAAGCTCGGTCAGATTATCCGCCATATCCGCAACGGTTGCGGCAGTATACAAGAGGAAATGAAGACCATCAGCCATGCCGCCGCAGAATCGTCCTCACTCAGCGATGAAGAGGATCAGGCCTTGGATTTGGTGGTCACTGCAATCGAGGAAATGAGTGCCGCAACCCGAGAGGTTGCTCAGAATGCCGCCGAAACCGCGACGCAGGTGGAGTTACTGTCGCAATTGGTCGATGAAGGTGAAGCATCGATTCTCAGCTCAACCGAGCGTTTACACGACTTAACTCACCAAATTGAACATGCCTCAGTCGTCATTGGCCGGTTATCGCACAGCTCCGAAAAGATTTCATCGGTCTTAGATGTCATTCTCAATATTTCGGAACAAACCAATCTACTGGCACTCAATGCTGCGATTGAAGCGGCGCGGGCCGGAGATCAAGGCCGGGGATTTGCGGTTGTAGCTGATGAAGTGAGAAATCTGGCCAGCAAAACGCAATTGTCCACGGAAGATATTCGTCAGATGATCAACGATCTCCAAAGTCAGGTGTCAGAAGCGGTCCACTCGATCAACACCAGTGTTGATATTGCCTCCAACACTGAAACACTCAATGCGCAGACCAAAAATCTGCTGGATACGGTCAAATCATCTTCCGATCAAATTCAAGGACTCAGTTTACAAACCGCCAGTGCCACCGATGAGCAGAGCCTCGTTGCCAATGAAATTAATACCAATTTAGCGAATCTGTCAGAGATGTCGAAACAGATCCGCAATACGTCAAACACGGTCAACAGTGCCGTGAAAGATGCGGTCAGGAGCATTGAGTCACTGGCGACACAAATTAAACGGTTTTCTGTATAAACCGGGGCCGGAAAGAGAAAAACCGGAACGCATCGCCCCGCACCATTGCAGAGATGCACCACACATTGTCACCGTATATCGATTTCCTGTGAGAGCGCGTCATCACCGCCTCTGACAGGAAGTGAGTGGTTCATGCCCCATGCCCCGTCCATCCTTCTCATCATCCATTCGGATCAGCACCGAATGACGTCGATGATTTGATCAAGATGCTCATTTTTTGCCCGGCAACCTTGTTCATACCGTGGCACCGCCTGTGAACAAAAGTTACAAAAGCACAAGATAGTTACATTAGCCATAAAATCAATCTTTCTTCCCCGCAGTGTTGATAGACTTCCTCCACAAAATCAAAAACACCACCCCTACAGAAACAGAAAAGGTGCAGGTCAGCTATGTTAACCAATACCCCTATTAGTCCTACAGATAAGCGCATGATTCATATTATTTTTGCGCTTGCCGCAGCCGTCATTTTACTCGCGACCGTCCAAAATAAAATGCCGACAGGCATTATCGGCGCAATCGGTGTCATGGCCGTCGTCGGATATATTTTGAATGTCATCGGCGATAAAACCCCCATTTTGAACCAGTTCTTCGGTGGCGGTGCGATTGCCATTATTTTTGGCTCGTCTTATCTGTTCCATAGTGATTTCATGCCGCAGCAGATTGCCGGCTCCATTACCACATTTATGAAAAGCGGTGGCTTCCTCTCCTTTTTTATCGCCAGTTTGGTCACCGGTTCAATTTTAGGTATGGACAGAGAAATTCTGAAAAAAGCCGCGCTCAAGTATATTCCGGTGATTTTTGGTGGGGTCATTTTTGCGTTTCTGTTCGCCGGACTTGTCGGTCTTATCGTCGGTGATGGCTTCTTCGATTCAATTATGTTGATTGCCCTGCCCATCATGGGGGGTGGTATGGGTGCCGGTGCAGTACCGCTGGTTGAGATTATGTCCGGTAACACCACCATGACGGCAGCAGAGCTGATGTCAAAAATGGTTCCGGCACTGGCGATTGGTAATGCGATGGCGATCGTGATCGCAGGCCTGCTGAATAAACTAGGCAACCTCTATCCGTCTCTGACCGGCAACGGGCAACTGATCCGGGGTTCACAACAACCAACTCTCGAAGACAGTGATGAAAAAGCGTCAATCGATACATTGGGTATCGGCGCACTGCTCGCCATTACCATGTTCTTTGTCGGCACGTTACTGACTGAGGTGATCAGTATGCATACCTACGCGCTGATGATCCTGTTCGTGGCACTGGTCAAAGTCACCGGGATGATCCCGCGTGAACTCGAGAAATCCGCACACGCATGGTACAAGTTTGTTGTCGATAACCTGACCCCTGCGTTGTTGGTCGGTATCGGAGTTGCCTATACCGATCTCAATCAAATTGTCGCTTCATTGAACGTTGAATACTTTCTGATGGTGTTTGCAACCGTGGTCGGTGCTGTGGTGGGTGCCGCGCTGGTTGGCCGGATGATGGGATTCTACGCCATTGAAGCGGCGATCACTGCGGGACTCTGTATGGCCAATATGGGTGGTACGGGTGATGTGGCTGTCTTGGCCGCCTCACGCCGCATGGAACTGATGCCATTTGCACAAATTTCATCCCGCATCGGTGGTGCTTTTATGCTGATTCTGGCCACCGTAATTTTAGGGTTATTAAAATAAGTCATTGAAATTATTCGTTAAAATAAACCATTAAAATAAAAGGATTAAAAGTTACAGCAACAGCAATGTCATGCAATATCCCCCGGATGGGTTGAACCGTCCGGGAAATAATAAAACGAAGATGAAACATAATTATTTGATAAGTGTCCGGAAGCCGCTCAGCACCGAGTCACGTTTCATTCTCAGACAAGACTAAAAAAGCAATACTGTCAGCCCAAGGAAAATAAGCATTCATTTCAATATAACAAGAATGCACCGGTATCCGACCCGCAAGGGTCGGTATACCACCTGTTCGATGTGGAAGGTACTTCGGTACTTTTGAATTGATTATTTTTACACTTGGAGGATAGCTGTGAAAACTTTAACCACAGATATCGCAATTATTGGTGCCGGGGGTGCGGGACTTCGTTCTGCCATTGCTGCCACCGAAGCAAATCCAGATCTGGAAATCGCCCTGATTTCTAAAGTCTATCCCATGCGTTCTCACTCAGTTGCTGCCGAAGGTGGTTCTGCTGCCGTCATCAAAGAAGAAGACAGTCTGGACAACCACTTTAATGATACCGTTGGCGGTGGGGACTGGTTGTGTGAGCAAGATGTCGTTGAATATTTTGTCGCCAATGCCACCCGCGAAATGATTCAGATGGAGCAATGGGGCTGCCCTTGGAGCCGGAAAGAAAATGGTGAAGTCAACGTTCGCCGTTTCGGTGGTATGAAAGTCGAGAGAACTTGGTTTGCCGCAGACAAAACCGGGTTTCACATGCTGCATACCCTGTTCCAAACCTCAATTAAATACCCCCAAATCAAACGCTTTGACGAATATTTCGTCGTTGACCTGTTAGTGGACGATGGTCAGGTACAAGGTCTGATCGCGATCCATATGGCGGAAGGCGAACTGGTCGCTATTAAAGCAAAATCCGTTGTGCTCGCGACCGGTGGTGCCGGCCGGGTTTATCATTGCAATACCAATGGCGGCATTGTTACCGGTGACGGGATGGCGATGGCCTATCGTCACGGTGTACCGCTGCGCGATATGGAATTCGTCCAGTATCACCCGACCGGGCTGCCCGGAACCGGGATCCTGATGACCGAAGGGTGTCGGGGTGAAGGCGGGATTATCGTTAATAAAAACGGCTACCGTTATCTGCAAGATTATGGCATGGGCCCGGAAACACCGGTCGGTCAGCCGAAAAACAAATATATGGAACTCGGCCCGCGTGACAAAGTCTCTCAGGCTTTCTGGCACGAGCAACAAAAAGGGAACACCATCAAGCACCCACTCGGCGATGTCGTCCATCTGGATCTGCGTCATCTGGGTGAGGAATATCTGCATGAACGTCTGCCCTTTATCTGCGAGCTGGCTAAAGCTTACGTTAATGTCGATCCGGTCAAAGAGCCGATCCCGATCCGTCCGACGGTGCATTACACCATGGGCGGGATTGAAACGAACGGTCAGTGTGAAACCCGTATCCAAGGCTTATTTGCTGTCGGGGAATGCTCATCCGTCGGACTGCACGGTGCCAACCGTCTCGGCTCTAACTCACTGGCTGAATTAGTGGTATTCGGTCGTGTTGCCGGTGAACATGCGGCTAAACGCGTTGAAACATTCAAAGGCTGGAACGATAAAGCCATCGAAGCACAGGTCAAATCCGTTGAACAACACATTCAGTCTCTGATGGATCAGGAAGGCGATGAAAACTGGGCCGATATCCGGACTGAAATGGGCAATGCCATGGAAGCGGGCTGCGGGATCTACCGTCAGGCCGATTTGATGCAACAGACGGTTGATAAACTGGCTGAGCTGAAAGCACGCTACAAAAAAATCAGTATCAAAGACAAAGGCAAAGTCTTTAACACCGACTTACTGTACGCGATTGAAATCGGCCATAGTCTGGAAGTTGCCGAAGCCATGGTGCACTCCGCCATTCTCCGCAAGGAATCTCGGGGCGCGCATCAGCGTCTCGATGAAGGTTGTACCGAGCGTGACGATGTGAACTTCCTCAAACACTCACTGGCCTTCTATCAAAAAGATGCTGCGCCCCGGATTGACTACAGTGATGTCACCATCACCAAGTCACAACCGAAAGCTCGTCTTTACGGTGCCGCTGCTGAGCAAGCCGCTGCAGAAGAAGCCAAACAGCGCGCAGAGGAGAATTAATCATGGTCACCCAACGTATGCAAAAAGTGGATATTCTGCGTTATGACCCGGAAAAAGATGCGGAACCTTACTTACAGTCTTTCGAGGTCCCTTTCAATGAAACCATGTCGATCCTCGACACGATTTCATATGTGAAAGATCATCTGGATAAGAATCTCTCCTATCGCTGGTCCTGCCGGATGGCGATCTGCGGCTCTTGTGGTGTGATGGTCAATGGCGTGCCGAAACTCGCCTGTAAAAGCTTCCTGCGCGACTACCCGGACGGTGTGAAAATCGAACCGCTGGCCAATTTCCCGATTGAGAAAGATTTAATTGTCGACATGACGCCGTTTATCGAGCGTCTCGAAGCGATTAAGCCTTACATCATCGGTAATGACCGCAAACCGGAAGACGGTACCAACCTGCAAACCCCGGCCCAGATGGCAAAATACAAACAGTTTGCCGGCTGTATCAACTGTGGGTTGTGCTACGCCGCTTGTCCGCAATTCGGGTTGAATCCTGAGTTTATCGGTCCGGCTGCGCTGACTCTGGCTCATCGCTATAATCTCGACAGCCGTGACCATGGTCAGGCCGAGCGGATGACACTGCTCAATGGTGAAAACGGGGTCTGGGGTTGTACCTTTGTCGGCTACTGCTCTGAAGTGTGTCCGAAGCATGTTGATCCGGCCGCGGCGGTGAACCAGGGGAAAGTGGCATCGTCGATGGACTTTGTCATTGCCATGTTAAAACCTCAGGAGGCATAAGAGATGAGTCATCGTAAACCCTATGTAAGGGAAGTCAAACGGACGTGGTGGAAAAGCAATCCGTTCTATCGCTTCTATATGATCCGTGAGGCGACGGTTCTGCCTTTAATCGTGTTTACCCTCTTCCTCACGGTCGGTCTGGGATGTCTGGTTAAAGGACCGGAAGCATGGCAGTCATGGCTGAACTTTATGGCGAACCCGTTGGTCATTGTCATCAATCTGATTGCGCTGGCCGGGAGTCTGTTTCATGCCTATACCTTCTTCGGCATGATGCCACAGGTGGTACCGATGCGTCTGAAAGGCAAGCTTATCGATAAGAAAATCGTGGTGCTGAGCCAATGGGTCGCTGTTGCCGTTATTTCTATTTTCGTGCTCATCATTGTTTAAGGAGGCACCGTGATTAACCAAAATCCAAAACGTTCAGACGAACCTGTCTGGTGGGGCCTGTTCGGTGCCGGCGGGACTTGGTTTGCTATGCTTACCCCAATCACTATTTTTGTGCTGGGGGTCATGGGCCCGCTGGGTATGCTTGATGCCGATGCGCTGAGCTATGATCGTGTCGCAGGTTTTGCAACCAATATCATTGGCGCACTGTTTGTGATTGCCACAATTG
Protein-coding sequences here:
- the frdA gene encoding fumarate reductase (quinol) flavoprotein subunit; protein product: MKTLTTDIAIIGAGGAGLRSAIAATEANPDLEIALISKVYPMRSHSVAAEGGSAAVIKEEDSLDNHFNDTVGGGDWLCEQDVVEYFVANATREMIQMEQWGCPWSRKENGEVNVRRFGGMKVERTWFAADKTGFHMLHTLFQTSIKYPQIKRFDEYFVVDLLVDDGQVQGLIAIHMAEGELVAIKAKSVVLATGGAGRVYHCNTNGGIVTGDGMAMAYRHGVPLRDMEFVQYHPTGLPGTGILMTEGCRGEGGIIVNKNGYRYLQDYGMGPETPVGQPKNKYMELGPRDKVSQAFWHEQQKGNTIKHPLGDVVHLDLRHLGEEYLHERLPFICELAKAYVNVDPVKEPIPIRPTVHYTMGGIETNGQCETRIQGLFAVGECSSVGLHGANRLGSNSLAELVVFGRVAGEHAAKRVETFKGWNDKAIEAQVKSVEQHIQSLMDQEGDENWADIRTEMGNAMEAGCGIYRQADLMQQTVDKLAELKARYKKISIKDKGKVFNTDLLYAIEIGHSLEVAEAMVHSAILRKESRGAHQRLDEGCTERDDVNFLKHSLAFYQKDAAPRIDYSDVTITKSQPKARLYGAAAEQAAAEEAKQRAEEN
- the frdC gene encoding fumarate reductase subunit FrdC; its protein translation is MSHRKPYVREVKRTWWKSNPFYRFYMIREATVLPLIVFTLFLTVGLGCLVKGPEAWQSWLNFMANPLVIVINLIALAGSLFHAYTFFGMMPQVVPMRLKGKLIDKKIVVLSQWVAVAVISIFVLIIV
- a CDS encoding succinate dehydrogenase/fumarate reductase iron-sulfur subunit, which codes for MVTQRMQKVDILRYDPEKDAEPYLQSFEVPFNETMSILDTISYVKDHLDKNLSYRWSCRMAICGSCGVMVNGVPKLACKSFLRDYPDGVKIEPLANFPIEKDLIVDMTPFIERLEAIKPYIIGNDRKPEDGTNLQTPAQMAKYKQFAGCINCGLCYAACPQFGLNPEFIGPAALTLAHRYNLDSRDHGQAERMTLLNGENGVWGCTFVGYCSEVCPKHVDPAAAVNQGKVASSMDFVIAMLKPQEA
- a CDS encoding methyl-accepting chemotaxis protein codes for the protein MSLFSMGTIRARYTFNFSLLSIVFLVVVVAAYQLVNYIQHSTGRYSQGANLIQNADRDLYQSRLALSTLIFSPDNSLIQPPVLKKEVVANAQQALERMQAFIQMTQDEPEIVSYLSPFQNYYQQWSNEYVAILKALDSQQHDSAVKLFLTRNLESFKALRSLYDGSEELITKYAAQEKQQIDRHADQFKLFVSVLSVIVLFSSLMLAWFAPKNISGAIKKITSDIHQISQGDGDLTRRINSKKVDETGDLSRELDSFVDKLGQIIRHIRNGCGSIQEEMKTISHAAAESSSLSDEEDQALDLVVTAIEEMSAATREVAQNAAETATQVELLSQLVDEGEASILSSTERLHDLTHQIEHASVVIGRLSHSSEKISSVLDVILNISEQTNLLALNAAIEAARAGDQGRGFAVVADEVRNLASKTQLSTEDIRQMINDLQSQVSEAVHSINTSVDIASNTETLNAQTKNLLDTVKSSSDQIQGLSLQTASATDEQSLVANEINTNLANLSEMSKQIRNTSNTVNSAVKDAVRSIESLATQIKRFSV
- a CDS encoding 2-hydroxycarboxylate transporter family protein — its product is MLTNTPISPTDKRMIHIIFALAAAVILLATVQNKMPTGIIGAIGVMAVVGYILNVIGDKTPILNQFFGGGAIAIIFGSSYLFHSDFMPQQIAGSITTFMKSGGFLSFFIASLVTGSILGMDREILKKAALKYIPVIFGGVIFAFLFAGLVGLIVGDGFFDSIMLIALPIMGGGMGAGAVPLVEIMSGNTTMTAAELMSKMVPALAIGNAMAIVIAGLLNKLGNLYPSLTGNGQLIRGSQQPTLEDSDEKASIDTLGIGALLAITMFFVGTLLTEVISMHTYALMILFVALVKVTGMIPRELEKSAHAWYKFVVDNLTPALLVGIGVAYTDLNQIVASLNVEYFLMVFATVVGAVVGAALVGRMMGFYAIEAAITAGLCMANMGGTGDVAVLAASRRMELMPFAQISSRIGGAFMLILATVILGLLK
- the frdD gene encoding fumarate reductase subunit FrdD, translated to MINQNPKRSDEPVWWGLFGAGGTWFAMLTPITIFVLGVMGPLGMLDADALSYDRVAGFATNIIGALFVIATIALPMWHAMHRVHHGMHDLKIHTGVVGKILCYAIAFAATAIAAIFVFMLG